ACCTTGCCGTAGTCGTGCCGCTTGTCGGACAGCGTCCACGCCAGCTTCTGCACGAGCACCACGGCCTCGGCGTGGTTGAGGTTCATCTTCCAGTTGCCCGCCATGAGCGGGGTGCGCGCAGCCCCGGTGGTTGAGCTTGTCGAAACCATCAGTCCTCCAGAACCGTGATGCCGGGGAGTTCCTTGCCCTCGAGGTACTCGAGGCTCGCACCGCCGCCGGTCGAGATGTGGCCGAACGCGGCCTCGTCGAACCCGAGGGTGCGTACGGCGGCCGCGGAGTCGCCGCCGCCCACGACCGAGAGGCCGTCGACCTTGGTCAGCGCCTCGGCGACGGCCCGGGTGCCCTCGGCGAAGGCGGGCTGCTCGAAGACGCCCATCGGGCCGTTCCAGAAGACCGTCCGCGCGTCGGCGAGCGCGGCCGCGAAGGCCTTGCCGGACTCGGGACCGATGTCGAGGCCGAGGCTGTCGGCCGGGATGGCGTCGGCAGCGACGACGCGGGCCGAGGCCTCGTCGCCGAAGCTGTCGGCCACGACGATGTCGGTGGGCAGCACGATCTCGACGCCGAGCTCCTTCGCGCGGTCCTGGTAGGCGCGCACGGTGTCGAGCTGGTCCTCCTCGAGCAGGCTGTTGCCGACCTCGAGGCCGTCGGCGCGCAAGAAGGTGAACACCATGCCGCCGCCGATGAGCAGCTTGTCGGCCTTGCCGAGAAGGTTGTCGATCACGCCGAGCTTGTCGGAGACCTTCGACCCGCCGAGCACGACGACGTACGGGCGCTCCGGGTCCACGGTGAGGCGACGCAGCACCTCGACCTCGGCTGCGACCAGGCCGCCCATGGCGTGCGGGAGGCGCTGCGCGACGTCGTACACGCTGGCCTGCTTGCGGTGCACGACACCGAAGCCGTCGGACACGAAGGCCCCGTCAGCACCGGCCAGGCCGGCGAGCTGGTCGGCGAAGGCACCGCGCTCGGTGTCGTCCTTGCTGGTCTCGCCGGCGTTGAACCGGACGTTCTCGAGCAGCGCCACCTGGCCGTCCTGCAGTGCGGTCACGGCCTCCCGGGCCGAGGCGCCGACGGTGTCGGTCGCGAAGGCGACGGGGGCGCCGAGCAGCTCGCCGAGGCGGGCGGCCACGGGCGCGAGGGAGTAGGCCGGGTCCGGCTCGCCCTTCGGCCGGCCGAGGTGCGCCATGACGACCACGCGGGCGCCGGCGTCGGCCAGCGCCCGGATCGTCGGGACGCTCGCCCGGATCCGGCCGTCGTCGGTGATCCGGGTGCCGTCGAGCGGCACGTTGAGGTCCGAGCGGACCAGGACCCGCTTGCCGCTGACACTGTCCAGGAACTCGCGGCGAAGGCCGTTGAACTCAGTCACGGGGTCAGAGCGTAGTGCCCACGTGCGTGATCAGGTCGGCCAGCCGGTTGGAGTAGCCCCACTCGTTGTCGTACCAGCCCGCGACCTTGACCTGGTTGCCGATCACCTTCGTCAACGGCGCGTCGAAGATGCACGAGGCCGGGTTGGTCACGATGTCGGAGGACACGATCGGGTCGGTCGAGTAGACCAGGTAACGGCCGTCGGCAGCCGCCTTCACGATCGCGTTGACCTCCTCCACACTCGTCTCCCGCGACGCCTCGAAGGACAGGTCGGTCAACGAGCCCGTCGGGGTCGGGACCCGCAGCGCGTAGCCGTCGAGACGCCCCTTGAGCTCGGGCAGCACCAGCCCGATCGCCTTCGCCGCACCCGTCGAGGTCGGGATGATGTTCAACGCCGCCGCCCGGGCCCGGCGCAGGTCCTTGTGGATGTTGTCCTGCAGGTTCTGGTCCGCGGTGTAGGCGTGCACCGTGGTCATCAGACCCTTCACGATGCCCAGGCCGTCGTTGAGCGCCTTGGCCATCGGCCCCAGGCAGTTGGTCGTGCACGAGGCGTTCGAGATCACCGTGTGCACGGCCGGGTCGTAGGCCTCGTGGTTGACGCCCATCACGATCGTCACGTCCTCGTTCGAGGCCGGCGCCGAGATGATCACCTTCCTCGCCCCGCCGCCGTCGACGTGCGCCCGCGCCTTGGTGGCGTCGGTGAAGAACCCGGTCGACTCGACCACGACGTCGACCCCCAGCTCGCCCCACCGCAGCGCGGCCGGGTCCCGCTCGGCCGAGACCTTGATCTCCGCATCGCCCACCACGATCACGCCGTCACCGGCATGCACGTCGGCATCCAGCGGCCCCAGGATCGAGTCGTACTTCAGCAGGTGGGCCAGGGTCGCGGTGTCCGTCAGGTCGTTGACACCGACGATCTCGATGTCCGCACCACCCGCGCGCACCGCGCGCAAGAAGTTGCGGCCGATCCGACCGAAGCCGTTGACGCCTACACGAACAGTCACTGCGAACCTCCTGGGAGAGCGGGACCTTCTCGGTCCTCCGACCCTATCCCGCAGGCCGCAACCGCGTCAGGGTCGCGCGCGGGGCCGGCTCAGGCGTCGCCGGCGAGCATCTCGGGCGTCAGCGACGCCTCGGTGTCCGGTACGCCGAGCTCCTCGGCCCGCTTGTCGGCCATGGCCAGCAGCCGGCGGATCCGGCCGGCGATGGCGTCCTTGGTCAGCACCGGGTCGTGCAGCTGACCGAGCTCCTCGAGCGAGGCCTGCTTGTGCTCGAGGCGCAGCTCGCCGGCCATCTTCAGGTGGTCGGGGACCTCGTCGCCGAGGATCTCCATGGCCCGGTGCACCCGGGCGCCGGCGGTGACGGCGGCGCGGGCGGAGCGGCGCAGGTTGGCGTCGTCGAAGTTCGCGAGCCGGTTGGCGGTGGCCCGGACCTCGCGCCGCATCCGGCGCTCCTCCCACGCCATCAGCGTCTCGTGGGCGCCGAGCCGCGCGAGCAGCTGGCCGATGGCGTCGCCGTCGCGGATGACCACCCGGTCCACGCCACGCACCTCGCGGGCCTTGGCCTGGATGCCGAGGCGGCGGGCGACGCCGACGAGGGCGAGCGCGGCCTCGGAGCCGGGGCAGGTGACCTCGAGGGACGAGGAGCGGCCGGGCTCGGTGAGCGAGCCGTGGGCCAGGAACGCACCGCGCCAAGCGGCCACGGCGTCGCAGGCGCCACCGGACACGACGGCGGGCGGCAGGCCGCGGACCGGGCGGCCGCGCTGGTCGAGCAGGCCGGTCTGGCGGGCCAGCGCCTCGCCGTCCTTGACGACCCGCACGATGTAGCGGCTGCCCTTGCGCAGGCCGTTGCCCTGCACCATGACGACCTCGGAGCCCTGGCCGTAGATCTCGGAGATGTCCTTGCGGAGGCGGCGTGCGGCCGCACCCGTGTCGAGCTCGGCCTCGACGACGATCCGGCCGCCCACGATGTGAAGCCCGCCGGCGAAGCGCAGCATCGAGGCGACCTCGGCCTTGCGGCAGCAGACCTTCGTCACCGGGATGTTGGCGAGCTCCGCCTTGACCTGTGCCGTCATCGCCATAGGGGCGATCCTCCCACGCGGGTCAACAACCCCACTCGGCGCTGCCGAAGACGTGGGCGTACGCCGTGGCGAGCCTCACGGGATCGTGCCGCGGCGTCCCGTCGCCGATCGCCAGGTCGTCGAGGACGAGCCGGGCACCGAGGGCCGCGACCGTCTCCTCGAGCTCGGCGAGGTCGTCGGCGACCGAGGTGCGGTCGGCCAGCACCACGTCGATGCCCAGGTCCGGGGCGTGCTCGGCGAGAACGGCCAGGTGGTCGGCCGGCCCGAAGCCGCCGGTCTCGCCGGCCTGCTCCTCGAGGTTGAGCACGACGACCACGCGGGCGTCGGTCGCGACGAGGGACTCGCGCAGCCGCGGGACGAGCAGGTGCGGCAGCACGCTGCTGAACCACGAGCCGGGCCCGAGGACCACCCAGTCGGCAGCGCCGATCGCGTCCAGAACCGCGGGACTCACCTCCGGGTCTGCGGGCTCGAGGGCGATCGCGGCGATCACGCCGTCGGTGGTGGCGACCTCGACCTGTCCCCGCACCGCGGTGAGGGCGTCGGGATCGCCGGCGACCAGGCCGCGCACCTCGGCGGTGATGTCCATCGGCGTCATCGCCATCGGCAGCACCCGGCCCTTGGCGCCGAGCAGCCGGCCGACCCAGTCGAGGGCGTCGACGTGGTCGCCGAGCAGCTCCCACAGGCCGACGATGAGCAGGTTGCCGACCACGTGGCCGCGCATCTCGCCGTCGCCCTCGAAGCGGTGCTGCAGCACCTTCGCCCAGGTGTCGCCCCACTCGTCGTCGCCGCACAGCGCGGCCAGCGCCATCCGCAGGTCGCCGGGCGGCAGCACGCCGAACTCGCCACGCAGCCGGCCCGACGAGCCGCCGTTGTCGGCGACGGTGACCACGGCGGTCAGCTCGTCGACGGTCAGGTCGTCGACGAGGTGGCGCAGGGCGCTGAGGGAGGCGTGCAGGCCGTGCCCGCCGCCGAGCGCCACGACCGCCTGCGCGCGCTCACTCACGGCCCAGGTCGCGGTGGATGGCGCGGGCGACGTACCCCTGCTCCCCCAGCCGGCGGGCGATCTCCTCGGTCATCGCCACGCTGCGGTGCTTGCCGCCGGTGCAGCCGATCGCGACCCGCATGAATCGCTTGCCCTCGCGCAGGTAGCCCTCCGCGACCCCGGACAGCAGGGGGACGTAGGCATCGACGAACTCGGCGGCACCCGGCCGGCCGAGGACGTACGCCGACACCTCGGCGTCCTGCCCGGTGCGGGGTCGCAGCTCGGGGACCCAGTGCGGGTTGGGCAGGAACCGCATGTCGGCGACGTGGTCGGCATCGACCGGGATGCCGTACTTGAAGCCGAAGCTGATCACCGAGACCCGCAGCTGCGTCGTCTCGCGGGTGCCGAAGGACTCCGCGATCCGGTCAGTGAGCTGGTGCACGTTGAGGCTGCTGGTGTCGATGACCAGGTCGGCCTCGGAGCGCAGGTCGGCGAGGACGCCGCGCTCGCGCTGGAGCCCGTCGAGGAGCCGGCCGCCCCCCTGCAGCGGGTGCGGGCGCCGCGCGGCCTCCTGGCGGCGGACCAGCACGTCGTCGGTCGCGTCGAGGAAGACCAGGGTGGTGACCCGGCCGGCGACGCCGTGGGCGATCGCGCTGCGCAGGCCTTGGAAGAAGGAGCCGGACCGGACATCGACCACGACCGCGACCGGCTGGGCCGGGCCGTGGCTCTCGTCGACGAGGCGGACCACCTCGGGCAGCAGACCGGGCGGGAGGTTGTCGACGACGAAGAAGCCGAGGTCCTCGAGCTCCTTGGCCGCGGTGCTGCGGCCGGCACCGGTCATGCCGGTGACGACCACGAGCTGACCGTGCGTCTCATCCATGGGCGTCATTGTGCCCAGTTCCGCCGTCGAGGGCCTCCTTGATGGCGGTGGCCGTGCGCGGCCCCACCCCGGGGACGGCGGCGATCTCCTCCACGGTGGCGGCACGCAGCTTGCGCAGCGAGCCGAAGTGGCGCAGCAGCGTCTTGCGGCGTACCTCCCCCAGGCCTGGTACGTCGTCGAGCAGGCTCTCGACCATCGACTTGGAGCGGCGGTTGCGGTGGTGCGTGATGGCGAACCGGTGGGCCTCGTCGCGGATCCGCTGCAGCAGGTAGAGACCCTCGGAGGTGCGCGGCAGGATGACCGGGTCCTCCTCGCCCGGCACCCAGACCTCCTCGAGCCGCTTGGCGAGGCCGCAGACCGGGATGTCGTCGATGCCGAGCTCGTCGAGCGCCCGCTGGGCCGCGGCCACCTGGGGCGCACCGCCGTCGACCACGACCAGGCCCGGCGCGTAGGCGAACTTCCGCGGCCGGCCGGTGTCGGGGTCGACCAGCATCGGGCCGGTGCCGGCGTCGGGGTCGCCGGGTCGCAGCTCCGAGCGCGCCTGCTCGTCGAGCAGCCGGCGGAACCTGCGGGTGATCACCTCGTGCATCGCCTTGACGTCGTCGGAGCCGTCCTGGTCCTTGATCACGAAGCGGCGGTACTCCCCCTTGCGCGCCAGGCCGTCCTCGAAGACCACCATCGACGCGACGATCTCGGTGCCCTGGATGTGGGAGACGTCGTAGCACTCGATGCGCAGCGGCGCCTCGTCGAGCTCCAGCGCCTCCGCGATCTCGCCGAGCGCGATGTTGCGGGTGGTCAGGTCGCTGGCCCGCTTGGTCTTGTGCAGCGCGAGTGACTCGGTGGCGTTGCGGGCCACCGTCTCCTGCAGCGTCCTCTTGTCGCCGCGTTGCGGGACCCGGATCTCGACCTTCGCGCCACGCAGGTCCGAGAGCAGCTGCTCGAAGGTCGCGTGCTCGGCCGGGAGGGCGGGCACCAGGATCTCCCTGGGGACGGCGTCGCGGACGTCCTCGGGCGCGACGCCGGCGTACAGCTGGAGCAGGAAGTCCTCGACCAGGGCGGCGGTGTCGCCGTCGTCGGTGCGGTCCGCGACCCAGCCCCGCTGGCCGCGGATGCGGCCACCGCGCACGTAGAACACCTGCACCGCGACCTCGAGCGGGTCCTCGGCCAGCGCGATCACGTCGGCGTCCGAGCCGTCGCCGAAGACGACGGCCTGCTTCTCCAGCGCCTTGTTCATCGCGCCGAGGTCGTCGCGCAGCCGCGCGGCCTTCTCGAAGTCGAGGGCGTCGGACGCGGCGTACATCTCCTGCTCGATGCGCCTCATGAACGGACGCGTGCGCCCGGCCATGAACTCGCAGAAGTCGTCGACGATCGCCCGGTGGTCCTCCGGCGTGATGTTGCCGACGCAGGGCGCCGAGCACTTGTCGATGTAGCCGAGCAGGCAGGGCCGCCCGATCTGGCTGGACCGCTTGAACACGCCGTTGCTGCACGAGCGCATCGGGAAGACGCGCAGCAGGATGTCGACGGTCTCGCGGATGGCCCAGGCGTGCCCGTAGGGGCCGAAGTAGCGAGTGCCCTTGCGCTTCGCGCCGCGCCCGACCATCACCCGCGGGAACTCCTCGGACACGGTGACCGCGAGCCACGGGTAGGACTTGTCGTCGCGGTACTTCACGTTGAACCGCGGGTCATACTCCTTGATCCAGGAGTACTCCAGCTGCAGCGCCTCGACCTCGGTCCCCACGACCGTCCACTCCACCGAGGTCGCGGTCGTGACCATCGTGGCGGTGCGGGGGTGCAGGTTGCCGATGTCCTGGAAGTACGACGACAGCCGGGCGCGCAGGTTCTTCGCCTTGCCGACGTAGATCACCCGCTGGTTGCGGTCACGGAACCGGTAGACCCCCGGCTGGGTGGGGATCGAGCCGGCCTTCGGCCGGTAGCTCAGCGCGGGTGACACGCCCACAACCCTACGGAGCGGCGCCGACACCTCCTTATTCGCGTTAGTCGCGTGCTTTACTACAGTTATGCGATGTCGGGACGCCTACGACTACGAGCTCACCACCGGCCCCCTGGCCGCCGACGCCTACGTCGGCGGGATCCGCGACCTGCTGCGGCTGCGCTCCGGCGCCGCCGACCGGATCGCCGCCTCCGTCGCCCTCGACCCGACCTTCGCCGTCGGGCACGCGGCGCTCGCGCTGCTCGGCCACGAGATGTGCGTCGAGGTCGACATCGCGGCCCGGCTCGCGGACGCCCGGCTGCACGCCGCGCGGGCGAGCGAGCGCGAGCGCAGCCACGTGCACGCGATCGAGCGGCACCTGGTCGGCGACCCGGCGCCGCTGGTGGCCCACCTGGCGTCGTACCCGAGGGATGCGCTGCTGCTCTCGGTCGCCATGCCGACCATCGCGTTCGCCGGCGTCACCGACGTCCCCGAGCAGGCGTGGCGGATCGCGGAGGACGCGGCGCCGGCGTACGGCGACGACCCCTGGATCACCGGCCTGATGGCGTTCGTGCGCCAGGAGCAGCGTCGGTTCGACGACGCGATGGAGCTCTCCTGCCGCTCCCTGGCAGCCGAGCCTTCGGGCGGCCACGCGGCCCATGCCCGGACGCACGCCCACTACGAGACGGGCGACCACGCGGCCGGGCTGGCGTGGATGGACGGCTGGATCCTCGGCGACGGTGCCTCGACCGACAGCCTCACCCACTTCTCCTGGCACGCCGCCCTGCACGAGCTGTCGATCGGCGACCTCGCAGCGGTCCGCGCGCGGTACGAACGCCAGCTCCAGCCGCGGCAGGCGGTCGGCTGCCGAGCACTCGTCGACAGCGGGTCGCTGCTGTTCCGTTGGGCGATCACCCCGGACGCCACCGACGTGCCTCCGCTCGCGGAGGTCGTCGCCGTCACCGGCCGCGACGTGCTCGAGCGGCCCGGGACGGCGTTCCTGGGCCTGCACGCGGCGGTCGCGCTGCTGGCGACCGGCGACCGGGCGGGCTTGCGGGACCTGGCCGCCTGGTGCGCCCACCACCCGAGTCCGACGCACCGCGAGGTGGTCGCTCCGCTGGCGACGGCGCTGGGCCTGCTCGCGGCCGGTCGCTCCTCGGCCGCCGCCGACCGGCTCGCGGCTCTGGCGTCGTCGACGTGGCGACTCGGCGGGTCGGACGCCCAGCGCGAGATCGTCGAGGAGGCTCGGATCGCGGCGCTGCTCCGCGCGGGCCGGTACGACGAGGCGCGGCAGGTCCTCGACGCGCGGCTCGACCGCAGGGTGTCGCCGAGGGATCGCGCGTGGCGCCGGTCGGCCGCCGATCAGGCGGCGAGGATCTTGTTGCCCTCGACCTTGATGTCGACCTTCGCCAATGCCGACGGCGCCGGGCCGCCCTCGACCGCACCGGTGGTCGCGGAGTAGGACGAGCCGTGGTTGGCGCAGTGGATGGTGCCGTCCTCGACCGAGGTCACCAGGAGACCCTGGTGGGTGCACACGGCGCTGAACGCGTCGTACGTCCCCGCGGTGGGCTGGGTGATCACGACCTTCTGGTCGGCCAGGATGATGCCGCCCCCGACCGGGACCTCCGACGTGGACGCGAGCTCGGTGCCGGCGCTCACCTTCGTCTTCGTCGAGCCGCCGTCGCTGCCGGCGCACCCGGCCAGGGCGGCGGCGACACCGAGGGCGCCCAGGCCGGAGAAGACGATGCGGCGGCTGGCGCGGACCTCACCGATCGTCGTACGCGGCGTCATGCGCGCTGCACCTGCCCGTCGACGACGCTGACCGCGACCGCGGCGAGGGGACCGCTCGCCGGACCGCTCTCCACGGACCCGTCGACCGCGGAGAACAGGCTGTTGTGGCACGGGCAGTGGATCGAGCCGTCGCTCACCGAGCCGACCAGACAGCCTTGGTGGGTGCACAGCGCCGAGAACGCCTTGTAGTCGCCCGCGGTCGGCTGGGTCACCACGATCTCCTCGGCCTTGAGGACCACACCACCGCCGACCGGCACGTCGGCCGCGGCGACCAGGCCGGTCGCGCCCCCGGTCGCAGCGCCGGCGTCGGCGGTCGTGGTCGCTGTCGTCGGCGCCGTCGTGGGCGCGGCCGAGGTGGGGTCAGGGGTCGTCGCCGGGTCCGTGGCGGCGGTCGAGTCGTCGCCGCAGGCCGCCAGCAGGGGGACGCCGACACCGAGGGTGGCGGCGCCCGCGAGGGCCCGTCTCCTGCTCACCGAGGAAGTCATGGGCGTCAGGCTACGGTCCGCTCCTGAGAGCGACCTATGAGCCCGCCCTCGCCGCGCTCTTCTTCGCAGGTGCCTTCTTGGCGGGCGCCTTCTTCGCTGCCGTCTTCTTGGCGGCGGCCTTCTTGGCCGGTGCCTTGACCGCCGCTGCCGGGGCCCGCTTGAGGCCCGTCGGCTGGCGCGCGGAGCGTCCCTCGAGCAGCGGCCTGAGGAAGGCGCCGGTGTGGCTGCCCGCGGTCGCCGCGATGTCCTCGGGCGTGCCCTCGGCGACCACGGTGCCGCCGCGGGAGCCACCCTCGGGACCCATGTCGATCAGCCAGTCGGCGGTCTTGATGACGTCGAGGTTGTGCTCGATGACCAGGACGGTGTTGCCCTTGTCGACCAGGCCGGACAGCACGCCGAGCAGCTTGCGGATGTCCTCGAAGTGCAGGCCGGTGGTCGGCTCGTCGAGCACGTAGACCGTGCGCCCGGTGGACCGCTTCTGCAGCTCGGCGGCGAGCTTGACCCGCTGCGCCTCGCCACCGGACAGCGTGGTCGCCGGCTGCCCGAGCCGGACGTAGCCCAGCCCGACCTCGGTCAGTGTGGTCATGTGCCGCGCGATCGCCGGCACGGCGGCGAAGAACTCCTGCGCCTCCTCGATCGGCATGTCGAGGACCTCCGCGATGGTCTTGCCCTTGTAGTGCACCTCCAGCGTCTCGCGGTTGTAGCGGGCGCCGTGGCAGACCTCGCACGGGACGTAGACGTCCGGCAGGAAGTTCATCTCGATCTTGATCGTGCCGTCGCCGGCGCACGCCTCGCAGCGGCCGCCCTTGACGTTGAACGAGAACCGGCCCTGCTGGTAGCCGCGCATCTTCGCCTCGGGCGTCTGCGCGAACAGCTTGCGGACGTGGTCGAAGACGCCGGTGTAGGTCGCCGGGTTGGACCGCGGGGTGCGGCCGATCGGCGACTGGTCGACGTGGATCACCTTGTCGACGTGCTCGAGGCCGGTGATCCTCTGGTGGCGTCCGGGGATGGCGCGGGCGTTGTAGATCTGCTTGGCCAGCGAGGTGTAGAGGATGTCGTTGACCAGCGTGGACTTGCCGGAGCCGGACACGCCCGTGACCGCGGTGAAGACGCCGAGCGGGAATGCGACGTCGACGTTCTTCAGGTTGTGCTCGCGGGCGCCGATCACCTTGAGCTCGCGGCCCTTGGTCCGCGGACGGCGGATGGCGGGCACGGGGATCTCGCGACGACCGGAGAGGTACTGCCCGGTCATCGAGTCGGGGTGCTCGAGCAGGTCCTTGACCGTGCCTGAGTGGACGACCTGGCCGCCGTGCTCGCCGGCACCGGGCCCGATGTCGACGATCCAGTCGGCGACCCGGATGGTGTCCTCGTCGTGCTCGACGACGATCAGGGTGTTGCCGAGGTCCTTGAGCCGGACCAGGGTCTCGATCAGCTTCTGGTTGTCTCGCTGGTGGAGACCGATGGACGGCTCGTCGAGGACGTAGAGGACGCCGACCAGGCCGGCGCCGATCTGGGTCGCGAGCCGGATCCGCTGGGCCTCACCGCCCGACAGCGAGCCCGAGGGCCGGTCGAGCGAGAGGTAGTCGAGGCCCACGTCGAGCAGGAAGTTGAGCCGCTCCTGGATCTCCTTGAGCACCCGCTCGCCGATCTGGCGCTCGCGCGGCGACAGGTCGAGGTCGGCGAGGTAGGCGGCGGCCTCGTTGATCGGCAGTGCGCAGACCTCGGCGATGTTCTTGCCGCCGCGTCCGTCAGCACTGTCGCGGGCGCCGAGGGTCACCGACATCGACACCGGCTTGAGCCGGCTGCCGGCGCACACCGGGCACGGGACCTCGCGCATGAAGCCCTCGAACCGCTCCCGGCTGGTGTCGCTCTCGGCCTCGCGGTGGCGGCGCTCGACGTACGTGCGCACGCCCTCGAAGTCGGCGTAGTAGGAGCGCTCGCGGCCGTAGCGGTTGCGGGTGACGACGTGCACCTTGGTCGGGTGGCCCTCGAGGATCGCCTTGCGGGCCTTGGGCGTGAGCTGCTCCCACGGCGTGTCGACGTCGAAGCCGAGCTCCTCGCCGAGCGCGATCAGCAGCCGGCCGAAGTAGTCGGCGACGTGGGCGTGGCTCCACGGCTGCAGCGCACCCTCGGCCAGGGTCGCGGTCGGGTCGGGGACGACCAGCTCGGGGTCGACCTCCATCCGGGTGCCGAGGCCGGTGCAGGCAGGGCAGGCGCCGAAGGGCGAGTTGAACGAGAAGGAGCGCGGCTCGAGGTCGTCGGTCTCGATCGGGTGGTCGTTGGGGCACGCCATCTTCTCGGAGAACTTGAGCTCCTGGCCCCCGGGCTCGGTGCTGTCCACGAGGTCGAACACGACCAGTCCACCGGCCAGGCCGAGCGCGGTCTCGACCGAGTCGGTGAGCCGGCGCTTGGCCGACTCCTTGACCGCGAGCCGGTCGACGACGACGTCGATGGTGTGCTTGTACTTCTTGTCGAGCGTGGGCGGGTTGTCGAGGTTGTGCGTCTCCCCGTCGACCCGGGCCCGGGAGAAGCCCTGGGACTGCAGCTGACGGAACAGCTCGACGAACTCGCCCTTGCGGCCGCGGACGACCGGCGCCAGCACCTGGAACCGGGTGCCCTCCTCGAGCGCGAGCATCCGGTCGACGATCTGCTGCGGCGTCTGCCGCTCGATCGGTGC
The genomic region above belongs to Nocardioides sp. QY071 and contains:
- the whiA gene encoding DNA-binding protein WhiA translates to MAMTAQVKAELANIPVTKVCCRKAEVASMLRFAGGLHIVGGRIVVEAELDTGAAARRLRKDISEIYGQGSEVVMVQGNGLRKGSRYIVRVVKDGEALARQTGLLDQRGRPVRGLPPAVVSGGACDAVAAWRGAFLAHGSLTEPGRSSSLEVTCPGSEAALALVGVARRLGIQAKAREVRGVDRVVIRDGDAIGQLLARLGAHETLMAWEERRMRREVRATANRLANFDDANLRRSARAAVTAGARVHRAMEILGDEVPDHLKMAGELRLEHKQASLEELGQLHDPVLTKDAIAGRIRRLLAMADKRAEELGVPDTEASLTPEMLAGDA
- the yvcK gene encoding uridine diphosphate-N-acetylglucosamine-binding protein YvcK, with the protein product MSERAQAVVALGGGHGLHASLSALRHLVDDLTVDELTAVVTVADNGGSSGRLRGEFGVLPPGDLRMALAALCGDDEWGDTWAKVLQHRFEGDGEMRGHVVGNLLIVGLWELLGDHVDALDWVGRLLGAKGRVLPMAMTPMDITAEVRGLVAGDPDALTAVRGQVEVATTDGVIAAIALEPADPEVSPAVLDAIGAADWVVLGPGSWFSSVLPHLLVPRLRESLVATDARVVVVLNLEEQAGETGGFGPADHLAVLAEHAPDLGIDVVLADRTSVADDLAELEETVAALGARLVLDDLAIGDGTPRHDPVRLATAYAHVFGSAEWGC
- a CDS encoding pyridine nucleotide-disulfide oxidoreductase, whose protein sequence is MRCRDAYDYELTTGPLAADAYVGGIRDLLRLRSGAADRIAASVALDPTFAVGHAALALLGHEMCVEVDIAARLADARLHAARASERERSHVHAIERHLVGDPAPLVAHLASYPRDALLLSVAMPTIAFAGVTDVPEQAWRIAEDAAPAYGDDPWITGLMAFVRQEQRRFDDAMELSCRSLAAEPSGGHAAHARTHAHYETGDHAAGLAWMDGWILGDGASTDSLTHFSWHAALHELSIGDLAAVRARYERQLQPRQAVGCRALVDSGSLLFRWAITPDATDVPPLAEVVAVTGRDVLERPGTAFLGLHAAVALLATGDRAGLRDLAAWCAHHPSPTHREVVAPLATALGLLAAGRSSAAADRLAALASSTWRLGGSDAQREIVEEARIAALLRAGRYDEARQVLDARLDRRVSPRDRAWRRSAADQAARILLPSTLMSTFANADGAGPPSTAPVVAE
- the uvrC gene encoding excinuclease ABC subunit UvrC; amino-acid sequence: MSPALSYRPKAGSIPTQPGVYRFRDRNQRVIYVGKAKNLRARLSSYFQDIGNLHPRTATMVTTATSVEWTVVGTEVEALQLEYSWIKEYDPRFNVKYRDDKSYPWLAVTVSEEFPRVMVGRGAKRKGTRYFGPYGHAWAIRETVDILLRVFPMRSCSNGVFKRSSQIGRPCLLGYIDKCSAPCVGNITPEDHRAIVDDFCEFMAGRTRPFMRRIEQEMYAASDALDFEKAARLRDDLGAMNKALEKQAVVFGDGSDADVIALAEDPLEVAVQVFYVRGGRIRGQRGWVADRTDDGDTAALVEDFLLQLYAGVAPEDVRDAVPREILVPALPAEHATFEQLLSDLRGAKVEIRVPQRGDKRTLQETVARNATESLALHKTKRASDLTTRNIALGEIAEALELDEAPLRIECYDVSHIQGTEIVASMVVFEDGLARKGEYRRFVIKDQDGSDDVKAMHEVITRRFRRLLDEQARSELRPGDPDAGTGPMLVDPDTGRPRKFAYAPGLVVVDGGAPQVAAAQRALDELGIDDIPVCGLAKRLEEVWVPGEEDPVILPRTSEGLYLLQRIRDEAHRFAITHHRNRRSKSMVESLLDDVPGLGEVRRKTLLRHFGSLRKLRAATVEEIAAVPGVGPRTATAIKEALDGGTGHNDAHG
- a CDS encoding phosphoglycerate kinase, producing the protein MTEFNGLRREFLDSVSGKRVLVRSDLNVPLDGTRITDDGRIRASVPTIRALADAGARVVVMAHLGRPKGEPDPAYSLAPVAARLGELLGAPVAFATDTVGASAREAVTALQDGQVALLENVRFNAGETSKDDTERGAFADQLAGLAGADGAFVSDGFGVVHRKQASVYDVAQRLPHAMGGLVAAEVEVLRRLTVDPERPYVVVLGGSKVSDKLGVIDNLLGKADKLLIGGGMVFTFLRADGLEVGNSLLEEDQLDTVRAYQDRAKELGVEIVLPTDIVVADSFGDEASARVVAADAIPADSLGLDIGPESGKAFAAALADARTVFWNGPMGVFEQPAFAEGTRAVAEALTKVDGLSVVGGGDSAAAVRTLGFDEAAFGHISTGGGASLEYLEGKELPGITVLED
- a CDS encoding Rieske (2Fe-2S) protein; amino-acid sequence: MTSSVSRRRALAGAATLGVGVPLLAACGDDSTAATDPATTPDPTSAAPTTAPTTATTTADAGAATGGATGLVAAADVPVGGGVVLKAEEIVVTQPTAGDYKAFSALCTHQGCLVGSVSDGSIHCPCHNSLFSAVDGSVESGPASGPLAAVAVSVVDGQVQRA
- a CDS encoding Rieske (2Fe-2S) protein, whose protein sequence is MTPRTTIGEVRASRRIVFSGLGALGVAAALAGCAGSDGGSTKTKVSAGTELASTSEVPVGGGIILADQKVVITQPTAGTYDAFSAVCTHQGLLVTSVEDGTIHCANHGSSYSATTGAVEGGPAPSALAKVDIKVEGNKILAA
- the rapZ gene encoding RNase adapter RapZ; protein product: MDETHGQLVVVTGMTGAGRSTAAKELEDLGFFVVDNLPPGLLPEVVRLVDESHGPAQPVAVVVDVRSGSFFQGLRSAIAHGVAGRVTTLVFLDATDDVLVRRQEAARRPHPLQGGGRLLDGLQRERGVLADLRSEADLVIDTSSLNVHQLTDRIAESFGTRETTQLRVSVISFGFKYGIPVDADHVADMRFLPNPHWVPELRPRTGQDAEVSAYVLGRPGAAEFVDAYVPLLSGVAEGYLREGKRFMRVAIGCTGGKHRSVAMTEEIARRLGEQGYVARAIHRDLGRE
- the gap gene encoding type I glyceraldehyde-3-phosphate dehydrogenase, whose protein sequence is MTVRVGVNGFGRIGRNFLRAVRAGGADIEIVGVNDLTDTATLAHLLKYDSILGPLDADVHAGDGVIVVGDAEIKVSAERDPAALRWGELGVDVVVESTGFFTDATKARAHVDGGGARKVIISAPASNEDVTIVMGVNHEAYDPAVHTVISNASCTTNCLGPMAKALNDGLGIVKGLMTTVHAYTADQNLQDNIHKDLRRARAAALNIIPTSTGAAKAIGLVLPELKGRLDGYALRVPTPTGSLTDLSFEASRETSVEEVNAIVKAAADGRYLVYSTDPIVSSDIVTNPASCIFDAPLTKVIGNQVKVAGWYDNEWGYSNRLADLITHVGTTL